The Streptomyces capitiformicae genome contains the following window.
AGGAGATATGCGCGGGGACCGCCGCACCCCCGTTTGACGGGGGGCGGGACGACGGCGGTCCCCGCGAGGGACGCGGGCCGGGTCAGGGCTTGGCTTGCGCGTCCGTGGCGTCCATGGAGGTCCGGGAGCCGCTCCGGAGGTCCTTGGCGCCGTTCGCTGCCGGCCGGGGCGGGGAGCCGCTCCCGCCCTGCCGACACCCACTAATGTGCCGGACGCGTGTTAAGCGGGTGCTGCGCGGACGTGACACGCTGGTACCACTTCCGCGAAGTTAAACCCGGAACTCGCGCAAATCTTCGACTCCAGGGCCCCGTTGAGCGCGGTTTCTCCCGCTTCCTATGGCTTCTCTCTTGCTTCTCTCTTGCTTCTCTCTTGCTTCTCTACTGCTTCGCGCCGCCCCTGGCGAGGAACGAGAGCAGGTCCTGCCGGCTCACCACACCCGTCGGCTTGCCCTCGACGAGCACGATCGCCGCGTCGGCCGAACCGAGCACGGACATCAGGTCGCCCACCGGCTCACCGGAGCCGACCTGCGGCAGCGGCGCCGACATGTGCTTCTCCAGGGGGTCGTCGAGCGAGGCCCGCTGGGTGAACAGCGCGTCGAGCAGCTCCCGTTCGACCACCGACCCCACGACCTCGGCGGCCATGACGTCCGGGTGCCCGGCGCCCGGCTTCACGATGGGCATCTGCGAGACGCCGTACTCCCGCAGCACCTCGATCGCCTGACCGACCGTCTCGTCCGGGTGCATGTGGACGAGGGACGGCATGGCGCCGTGCTCCTTGTGGTCGAGTACGTCGGCGACGCGCGCGCTCGGCCCCTCGTCCTCCAGGAAGCCGTAGTCGGCCATCCATTCGTCATTGAAGATCTTGCTCAGGTACCCGCGCCCGCTGTCCGGCAGCAGCACGACCACGACGTCGTCCGGCCCGAGCCGCTCGGCGACCCGCAGCGCCGCGACGACGGCCATGCCGCACGACCCGCCGACGAGCAGCCCCTCCTCCTTCGCCAACCGCCGGGTCATCTGGAAGGAGTCCTTGTCGGACACGGCGACGATCTCGTCGGCGACGGTCCGGTCGTAGGCGGTCGGCCAGAAGTCCTCACCGACGCCCTCGACGAGATACGGCCGCCCGGACCCGCCCGAGTACACGGACCCCTCGGGGTCGGCCCCGATGACCTGGACGCGCCCCTCACTGGCGTCCTTGAGGTACCGCCCGGTCCCGGAGATGGTGCCGCCGGTGCCCACCCCCGCCACGAAGTGGGTGATCTTCCCCTCCGTCTGCTCCCACAGCTCAGGGCCGGTCGAGTGGTAGTGGGAGAGCGGGTTGTTCGGGTTGGAGTACTGGTCCGGCTTCCAGGCGCCCGGCGTCTCGCGCACCAGCCGGTCGGAGACGTTGTAGTACGAGTCGGGGTGCTCGGGATCGACGGCGGTCGGGCAGACCACGACCTCGGCCCCGTACGCCCGGAGCACATTGATCTTGTCGGTGCTCACCTTGTCGGGGCACACGAAGATGCACTTGTACCCCTTCTGCTGCGCCACGATGGCCAGCCCCACGCCGGTGTTTCCGCTGGTGGGCTCGACGATCGTGCCGCCCGGCTTCAGCTCCCCGCTCTGCTCCGCCGCCTCGATCATGCGCAGCGCGATGCGGTCCTTCACGGAGCCGCCGGGATTGAAGTACTCGACCTTGGCCAGGACGGTCGCCTGAATGCCCTCGGTCACGCTGTTGAGCCTCAGCAGCGGGGTGTTGCCGACGAGGCTGATCATCGAGTCGTGGAATTGCACCGTTGTCTCCGGAGCTGCAAAAAGGGATGGTCGTGATGTTCCGCCAGCCTAAGCCCCGCTCCTGCTGATCCCCTCATGTTCACATCTCGTCTGGATTGGCCGAGGGCCGCTTCGGGGCAAGGAGTGGTTGTACGGCTAGGGCCTGTCTTCCCGATCGGGCCGGCTTCGGGCCACGGCGCCCGATGGCCACCGGTGAGCGGGGCCTGGCTCGTGCAGCTGCAGGGCGGAGGAGGGCGTCGACGCGGAGCGTCGGCAACCGACGACAACGCCGCAGATGTGCGTGCCAGGCCCCGCGCCCTAGGCCTGAGCCGGAAGACAGGCCCGCAAAAGGAGGTGGCGGCGACGCATGTCGAGCATGTCTAGGGCGAGGGTGGCCCGGCGCATCGCGGCGGGCGCGGCGTACGGGGGCGGTGGCATCGGCCTGGTCGGTGCGGCGGCCGTCGGGGTGCTGCTGGCCGAGGTGCGGATGGCCAAGCGCCATGTGGGCAACGGGAACAGCCCGCATCCGCCGAGCGCGGAGGGCCTGTACGGCCGTTCGTACGGCAGCCGGTACGGCCGCCCGTTCGGCTCGCACACCGGCTCTCACACCGGCTCGCACACCGGTCCGCACGACGGCTCGCACACCGGTTCGCACGACGCCCCCGACGACCCCCCGCTCCGGCTGGTCATGCTCGGCGACTCCACCGCCGCCGGCCAGGGCGTCCACCGGGCCCGGCAGACCCCGGGCGCCCTCCTCGCCTCGGGGCTCGCGGCGGTGGCCGAGCGTCCGGTGGAGCTCCGCAACGTCGCGCTGCCGGGAGCCCAGTCGGACGACCTGGACCGTCAGGTGACGCTGGTCCTGGAGGACCCGGCCCAGGTCCCCGACATCTGCGTGATCATGATCGGCGCGAACGACGTGACCCACCGGATGCCCCCGACCCGCTCGGTACGCCATCTCTCGGCCGCGGTACGCCGCCTGCGCACGGCCGGCGCCGAGGTCGTGGTCGGCACCTGCCCCG
Protein-coding sequences here:
- a CDS encoding cystathionine beta-synthase; this encodes MQFHDSMISLVGNTPLLRLNSVTEGIQATVLAKVEYFNPGGSVKDRIALRMIEAAEQSGELKPGGTIVEPTSGNTGVGLAIVAQQKGYKCIFVCPDKVSTDKINVLRAYGAEVVVCPTAVDPEHPDSYYNVSDRLVRETPGAWKPDQYSNPNNPLSHYHSTGPELWEQTEGKITHFVAGVGTGGTISGTGRYLKDASEGRVQVIGADPEGSVYSGGSGRPYLVEGVGEDFWPTAYDRTVADEIVAVSDKDSFQMTRRLAKEEGLLVGGSCGMAVVAALRVAERLGPDDVVVVLLPDSGRGYLSKIFNDEWMADYGFLEDEGPSARVADVLDHKEHGAMPSLVHMHPDETVGQAIEVLREYGVSQMPIVKPGAGHPDVMAAEVVGSVVERELLDALFTQRASLDDPLEKHMSAPLPQVGSGEPVGDLMSVLGSADAAIVLVEGKPTGVVSRQDLLSFLARGGAKQ
- a CDS encoding SGNH/GDSL hydrolase family protein, with the translated sequence MSSMSRARVARRIAAGAAYGGGGIGLVGAAAVGVLLAEVRMAKRHVGNGNSPHPPSAEGLYGRSYGSRYGRPFGSHTGSHTGSHTGPHDGSHTGSHDAPDDPPLRLVMLGDSTAAGQGVHRARQTPGALLASGLAAVAERPVELRNVALPGAQSDDLDRQVTLVLEDPAQVPDICVIMIGANDVTHRMPPTRSVRHLSAAVRRLRTAGAEVVVGTCPDLGTIEPVQQPLRWLARRASRQLAAAQTIGAVEQGGRTVSLGDLLGPEFAQNPRELFGPDNYHPSAEGYATAAMAVLPTVCAALGLWPAEEERPDVSRREGFLPVARAAAEAASEAGTEVTAAMPTGPRGPWALLKRRRRRRVPATDPAPTTAAEPSA